The Malus sylvestris chromosome 14, drMalSylv7.2, whole genome shotgun sequence genome segment ACGTTGGTGATTACTCGCTCATTCGGTTTGTCTTCCCTTGTATTAGATTACGTGCATGCAGATTTTGATACCTATGTTCTAGTTTCTGATACACTATTGTCTTTTCTGAATGAGTAACTGCCAAATGAAAGTATATTGAACTATTCATGAAGAATCATGTAGTTTAGTTCATTCTTTCGAGTTGATCTAGCTGATAGGGAGGGGTCTTACGCTGCTAATGTTGAATATTTGATTTCAATTACGAATTACGATTGAAGTTTGTGTTCTGAACAGCTAACCAAAGTTCTTCCAATTTTAACCTTCCCATTTTAACCAGGCTGCTGCATATTACTATCATGGTTTGATCCTTGATGAGGGTAACACAGAAAAATTTCATGGGATGGCTGTAGCTGCTTTGCAAGCAGCAGATGAGTATTTCAAAGAAAGTAAGAAGGCATGCGAAGCATTTAATGCTGCTTCCCCTTTGTCGAGGTGGGTAGAGGCTGGATTTGTGTATTCATTTTGCTAATTTCATTGGGTGGCATCTAGCAGATTATCTGCTGTTTTTTCTAGGGGCAATAAATTATATGCTGTAGCCGCAATATCTTTATCCTCTCTCCCTATCTCCATGAACGTCAAACACAAACATGTACAAGGAACGAACATAAAATTGTCTTTAGTATGAGATTTGCAACTTTAGGCCATTAAGATGGAGTTCAGTTTCTACGAGAACTCTTCCTAAGAAAACTGTCTCCTAAATTATCTACTCTAGAGTCTAGTCCAATCTCTAGATATTAGCAGAGATTATTCTACAGGCCCTTCTTGAAATTTGTGTGCGTATTGTGAAGATCTACCTTCTCGTATGTAGCATTGGATGTTTCAAGATTGAAATGTCCATTAGCTGatcagttttcttcttcttgtcaaTCGTTCTTCTTTTAATGGTTAAGTGCTTTTTTACACATTATGCAGAAATCCACCGCTCTGGGGAACCATGAAGTATCTATCTGAGAAAATTCCAAAAGATGCTTCAAGCAAAGTGCGGATAAACCGTGATCTGTACTCACACGAGAAGTATGTCCTGTTCCTGCCTGAGAGAACTATTACCAATAGTATTTTGTTTATGCCTAAATGCAATCTCCTTTTCACTCTTGGCACCCCTAATTGCAATCTCAGTGTTCTTGGCTGATGATACATAGAACAAACCCTCGGGAATAATTAACGTCTGGTTTTGGATATTTCAACTGCAGAATCATGGAGACAGCACCAACATTGCCCGATTTTGCATTGGCCTTGAAACCGGATGAATTCCAACTTCCTCCAGTAGACCCCTCTTGGAACATGGAGCACATGAATAAGGGCTCCAACCAGCTCAGGAATGACAGAATATAAGCAATATATGAGAATAGTTTTCTGCGTTACAGAGTAAAAGTGACCGATCCAGAAGTGCAGATGGCCATTCGAAACTGGGTGGATTATTCTTCAATCGTTGTGCATCCATTTTTCCTTATAAATTTCTTCTGTTCCTTCTCCCGTGAGTAATTTACTTTTGATAGAGCTCTGTAAAAGTCTCCCCTCTCTTGTGTGTAAGTTGTTAATTGACTGCTTCAGGGAAAGAGATGAATGATTTGTTTGCAAAGTACCAAAAATGGGGTATTTGCCCATCAAAGTTAATCCAGTACAAATACGTTTGCCCATCACTTTCATTTCATAAAAAAGCATTCTAAAATTATTCTGTTTAAATTGACTGGATTTGTTGGTTGGAAGTTGGATCTTGGATGTCACTTTGGATTTGGAATCGGAGTGGGTCTTGGGTACGGCCACCGCATCTCAATCCACCTACTGCGCACATGCTGCTCTATAATTTCTTCTCTAGATGTAGAGGTGGTGGCTGTAACCAAGACTTTCTCCTGTAATATTTTCATCAACAAGAACCAAGGATAATCAAGCACAAAATCACACATTGTGGCTCCCAACAGGTCGGAATTTCCAACTTGGAACTGCAGCAGGCCATTCTGTCTAGGGTGTTGATAGCTCAAGTTGGCTGTGGATGTTTGTATGGAGTCTATTGACACCATTTTCGTTGTTTGGCGAAAATACCAAGAATACATTCAGTTTCAACAAATGCAGAACTCAGAGTTTATCATCAATAATAAAGCTAAAAGAAGCAGATTTCCAAGTCACTACTTGCAAACAGGTACAAATCTCTATTCAACATGTTTAAAAGTGAGCGGGGAAGGTCTGATGTTTAACTCGAAGAGCTTATGTgattttttctccttttccccTTTTTGTTTTTCAGGTGCCAGGGTCAGGAAAAGTCAATTCTAGTCTTCTCCACCATTTCCGCCATCTCTATCCAATTGCTTTTGCTTCTCTTGTTCCCCtgctaaaacaaaaaaatacaaaaagaaagagaaaaccaGTTATTAAGCAGTTGATTCTCATTGTCACAGGAGATAGATTAATTAAAGTGTAAAGTGATGCAGTTCCTTGAAACCTTCAAACCAATTTCCTAACCAAATGCAATGTTAGCCTCTTTACATTGTAAGCCAAGCACATCAACGAAAAGACTTGATCTTTTTAATGCAGAGGCTGAACTGAGGCCCCAATTATGGTTCTGAAACTATTTACTTCTCCAGACAATGCAACTGAATATCCAATGGGACACCATGTGAgattgatatatttcccagtgGGGGAAGCATGACTTTAATAATGGCGAGGAAAGTAACAATGCAAGTTACTGACATACAGCTCAATATTAGGAAAGATGAAAAGAAATATGAAGAGATCAACTGCTTTATTTCTGAAAACAACAATACGGTAATGGTGATCGAAACTTATGGCACGCCTTCTAACGAATcaatttaagaaaatatttcatGATGTTCAATCTTTTAAATTTTCTATGGAGGGTGATGGTGAAAATGGTAATTACATACCCATAAGTTTAAGCATTGCCTTTTGTGTTCGCTTTTCAAGCTTATCAAGCCTCTTCTGCACATCCCTGCGAAGTTCCCAGTTTGGTTTTTTAGGAGCAATATTCACAAATGGGTCCTGAACGTTGATCCAGAATTAGCACATGTAAGATAAGGAACAATCCCTTTGAAAAGCACAGATGCTAGTGATTAACTGAATAAGAGAGTGGGCCTCGAAATTCAAAAATAATCAAGCACCTCTTTCTTCTCTGATAGAGGAGGTACTGCTGCAACAGGGTCTTCAAACTTTGGCAGCACCGGTGGAACAAGCTTTCCCCCCTGAAGCTGCTTATCATGAGGAACATAATTTCGGAATTTCATGTTGGCATTACTGCACAAACTTACAGTTTAGGAGGCAGCCATTTTTTCTGGGTCCTATAAACTTAAAGGCCATGAAGAACAGACAAAACCTATGTATCAAGTAATGATATAATGGAAAACATCCTGACCAAGCCTTCTACTATAAATCAACTATCTCACTAAGCTAAACAAATACAACCATGAAATGAATTCCAAATGCTAGTATAAGTGAAGACATAGActatgaaaaaaaatggaagcaGAAGTCTCATATGTGTATGGTACGACAGTATCTACTTCCCAAACTTCATTCAGCTGCTCCTTTTGGGGATTATTCAGGTTTACTCTTGTCCTCACCCTAAAGATCTTGTGCTCACGATGAAACCACATAATCCATAGTTATGTTATCCCCAAAAAAACCCATAATCACATGCATACCTCATGCTTGTAGAGATACATGAAATATTAAATGCAAAGAAAACCGTTTAGTATCATCTCAAATGACACATGCGTATGAAATATAAATCCAGAGCGAGTAGGGATTGCAAACATCATGGGTAAAATTACCAAATAATGTTCACATTATCAACCCACAAACTTgtgaatttaaaattaatataatactTGAATAAGACTATTTAGAAAATGGAGGATAGGTAAGGGATATTAACATACAAAACATGAATAGGATCTACTCACGCTTCGTCACTAATTGCATTGTTTTCATTAGTGTTATCGTGAGCTTGAGCGGAATCCTCATCTGGAGTGTTTAACAGTTCCTGAGCAGCTTTAAGAGCTCTTAGCCTCTCTTGACGCGCTGCAAGTACTTGTTCAACGGAGTCCTCTTCAACGGCCATTGCTTCACCTATAGCAGATGAAATGACATTATAATGAATATATATTTTGGCTTAGCacgaaagaaattaaaaaaaattcagaggATTGTTATAATTTACACCAGATTATCCTATCCAGCATGATATTTAGCCTTTAATCTGTAACCTTTAATCTTTAATCAAAAGGGGTATTAATTGCAGGTTAAGCCCAAAAGATGTGAAAGAAGTGATTTGCAATAACAACAACTGGCTAAATCAAGAGCCCTAGGCTGGGTTCGTTGGGcagaaaaaatgaagaataaaacagaagagaaatatcatcagcagcagcagaaata includes the following:
- the LOC126599539 gene encoding uncharacterized protein LOC126599539 isoform X1, which produces MAVEEDSVEQVLAARQERLRALKAAQELLNTPDEDSAQAHDNTNENNAISDEANANMKFRNYVPHDKQLQGGKLVPPVLPKFEDPVAAVPPLSEKKEDPFVNIAPKKPNWELRRDVQKRLDKLEKRTQKAMLKLMAGEQEKQKQLDRDGGNGGED
- the LOC126599539 gene encoding uncharacterized protein LOC126599539 isoform X2 yields the protein MAVEEDSVEQVLAARQERLRALKAAQELLNTPDEDSAQAHDNTNENNAISDEANANMKFRNYVPHDKQLQGGKLVPPVLPKFEDPVAAVPPLSEKKEDPFVNIAPKKPNWELRRDVQKRLDKLEKRTQKAMLKLMGEQEKQKQLDRDGGNGGED